A single window of Anaerolineae bacterium DNA harbors:
- a CDS encoding sugar ABC transporter permease produces MGLQLSASRREGVLFYLFIGPALLGLLIFTLGPMVASFYFSFCDYEIVRPPVWVGLANYHKMFFVDKLPVHALGVTAYYSFVGVPLRLVAQFLIALLLNRALFGRSLFRTMLYLPSIVSGVALSLLWVWLLNPEFGLINYLLWEVFRIEGPRWLSSPEWVIPALILMSMWGIGGGIVICLAGLQGIPEELYEAAELDGANGLQKMTRITVPHMTPVLFFNLVMGIIGSFQVFTQGYVMTAGGPSNASLFYVLYLYWNAFNYFRMGYASALAWVLFAIILAMTALIFRSSSAWVYYEGSVQM; encoded by the coding sequence ATGGGTCTGCAGCTTAGCGCCTCGCGGCGAGAAGGCGTGCTGTTCTACTTGTTCATCGGGCCGGCCCTTCTGGGGTTGCTCATCTTCACCCTGGGCCCCATGGTAGCCTCCTTCTATTTCAGCTTCTGTGACTACGAGATAGTGCGCCCGCCCGTGTGGGTAGGGCTGGCCAACTACCATAAGATGTTCTTCGTGGACAAGTTGCCGGTACACGCCCTGGGCGTGACCGCCTACTACAGTTTCGTGGGGGTGCCGCTGCGCCTGGTGGCTCAGTTTCTAATCGCCCTGCTCCTGAACCGGGCTTTGTTTGGCCGGAGCCTCTTCCGCACCATGCTGTACCTGCCCAGTATCGTCTCCGGGGTGGCCCTGTCTCTGCTCTGGGTGTGGCTCCTGAACCCGGAGTTCGGGCTGATCAACTACCTGCTCTGGGAGGTGTTTCGCATCGAGGGGCCGCGCTGGCTGTCTAGCCCGGAGTGGGTGATTCCGGCTCTCATTCTGATGAGCATGTGGGGCATCGGTGGGGGTATCGTCATCTGCCTGGCGGGCCTGCAGGGCATCCCTGAAGAGCTCTACGAGGCAGCCGAGCTGGATGGGGCCAATGGCCTGCAGAAGATGACGCGCATCACCGTCCCTCATATGACGCCGGTCCTCTTCTTCAACCTGGTCATGGGGATTATCGGCTCCTTTCAGGTGTTCACTCAGGGATACGTGATGACGGCTGGTGGACCGTCGAACGCTTCCCTCTTCTACGTGCTGTACCTCTATTGGAACGCCTTCAACTACTTCCGGATGGGTTACGCCTCCGCCCTTGCCTGGGTGCTCTTCGCTATCATCTTGGCCATGACGGCTCTCATCTTCCGTTCGTCCTCGGCCTGGGTCTACTACGAAGGGAGCGTGCAGATGTGA
- a CDS encoding extracellular solute-binding protein — translation MATTKLVSRRSLLKAGALAGGLALATGCAAAGTPQVIEKVVEKEVTVIPKEREAKVTVIWRNNPNEKRSMEDAFGIYKQIRPNVTVEYLVVPSGNEGEQKLLSLFAGGTPPEIFASVFTAGLVDYFYRDMVTDFVPYIERDQYDQSDFEDVALETFRFGDKQVGMPRGGVCTCLFLNLDLFDAAGIEIPPSSCEDDSWTWDTMVEMAKALTLDTDGDGRLDQYGLVFGNFNHNQFPMLWGTSAFLPEQFQYGIAQGHNFLDETVIASFQAGADLIWKDQVAPSREATEALAALGAGGVFMSGRIAMYASIAGPSMVRDAKFNWGMAAFPRGGPGIQQRIMTWTGPLCMGWGCAEPEEGWNLIKFFVGVDGQKLIAPYAVIGTSRKSLREWWAQQYKTDPERLLEVEQLGYAHGLETPNVRTVGWPEVTQIVGSGFDPLWLGEKTAEECVYEFAPALEARLQELYAANVEKARSTFPGYTG, via the coding sequence ATGGCTACTACGAAGCTCGTGAGCAGGCGGTCGCTACTGAAGGCTGGAGCGTTGGCGGGTGGGCTAGCATTGGCCACGGGTTGCGCCGCCGCCGGAACGCCGCAGGTGATCGAGAAGGTGGTAGAGAAGGAGGTCACCGTCATCCCGAAGGAACGGGAAGCTAAGGTCACGGTGATCTGGCGCAACAATCCTAACGAGAAGCGCTCCATGGAGGACGCCTTCGGCATCTACAAGCAGATCCGCCCCAACGTGACCGTGGAGTACCTGGTGGTGCCTTCCGGCAATGAGGGCGAGCAGAAGCTCCTCTCGCTATTTGCGGGTGGCACCCCTCCGGAGATCTTCGCCTCAGTGTTCACCGCCGGGCTGGTGGATTACTTCTATCGAGACATGGTGACCGATTTTGTGCCCTACATCGAGCGGGATCAGTACGACCAGAGCGACTTCGAGGACGTGGCCCTGGAGACATTTCGCTTTGGTGACAAGCAGGTGGGTATGCCGCGTGGTGGCGTATGCACGTGCCTGTTCCTCAACCTAGATCTGTTCGATGCTGCCGGCATCGAGATCCCGCCTTCGTCTTGCGAAGACGATTCCTGGACTTGGGACACGATGGTCGAGATGGCCAAGGCCCTGACTCTGGACACCGACGGAGATGGCCGGCTGGACCAGTACGGCCTGGTGTTCGGCAACTTCAACCACAACCAGTTCCCCATGCTATGGGGCACTAGCGCCTTCCTTCCCGAGCAGTTCCAGTACGGCATCGCTCAGGGGCACAACTTCCTCGATGAGACGGTCATCGCCTCCTTCCAGGCCGGGGCCGACTTGATCTGGAAGGACCAGGTGGCCCCCAGTCGTGAGGCGACGGAAGCCCTAGCGGCCCTGGGTGCGGGCGGCGTCTTCATGAGCGGCCGCATCGCTATGTACGCTAGCATCGCCGGGCCCAGCATGGTGCGTGATGCCAAGTTCAATTGGGGCATGGCAGCCTTCCCTCGGGGCGGGCCAGGGATCCAACAGCGGATCATGACCTGGACGGGGCCTCTGTGCATGGGCTGGGGCTGCGCCGAGCCGGAGGAGGGCTGGAACCTCATCAAGTTCTTCGTCGGCGTGGACGGCCAGAAGCTGATCGCCCCGTATGCCGTCATCGGTACCTCCCGGAAGTCACTCCGTGAGTGGTGGGCTCAGCAATACAAGACCGACCCTGAGCGCCTGCTTGAGGTGGAGCAGCTGGGTTACGCGCATGGGCTGGAGACGCCCAACGTTCGCACTGTTGGGTGGCCTGAGGTGACTCAAATCGTGGGATCAGGGTTCGACCCTCTGTGGTTGGGCGAGAAGACGGCCGAGGAGTGCGTCTACGAGTTCGCTCCCGCCCTGGAGGCAAGGCTGCAGGAGCTTTATGCTGCCAACGTGGAGAAGGCCAGGTCCACCTTCCCCGGCTACACCGGCTAA